The following are encoded together in the Glycine soja cultivar W05 chromosome 5, ASM419377v2, whole genome shotgun sequence genome:
- the LOC114413612 gene encoding zinc finger protein CONSTANS-LIKE 16-like, translating to MRDMKDAGALGGKTARACDSCVSRRARWFCAADDAFLCHGCDTLVHSANQLASRHERVRLQTASSKVTTTHAWHSGFTRKARTPRHNSKHFALQQRLKDEVLFNNTSVLPLVPELGGEEQEPVVVDNDETEEQMLCRVPVFDPFDVRTDDLDSFSDMDFAEFAADVESLLDKEDDEISACVGGGEGEGEGVQGAMVKVKDEEEIDGDVACYLESVFDDAFHWNNIESVLSDAREEKEGVVACDVGVGDEEGGTKRDIFLRLNYDEVITAWSSQGSSPWTTSNPPKFNSDYDFSLGLSGVGGEVRSLRGHLDGGREARVSRYREKRRTRLFAKKIRYEVRKLNAEKRPRMKGRFVKRTCFVGANAFPAYH from the exons ATGAGAGACATGAAAGACGCAGGTGCCTTGGGAGGCAAGACAGCAAGAGCCTGCGACAGCTGCGTAAGCAGAAGAGCAAGGTGGTTCTGTGCAGCTGATGATGCTTTCCTCTGCCATGGCTGCGACACTTTGGTTCATTCCGCGAACCAGTTAGCAAGCAGGCACGAAAGGGTTCGGCTTCAAACTGCTTCCTCAAAAGTAACCACCACGCACGCATGGCACAGTGGATTCACACGCAAGGCAAGAACCCCGCGTCACAACAGCAAGCACTTTGCGCTGCAACAGCGTCTCAAAGACGAAGTTCTCTTCAACAACACCAGTGTTCTTCCCCTCGTGCCGGAGCTCGGAGGGGAAGaacaagaaccggtggttgtgGATAACGATGAGACGGAGGAGCAGATGCTGTGTCGGGTGCCCGTGTTCGACCCTTTTGATGTGAGAACCGATGACTTGGATAGTTTTTCTGACATGGATTTCGCTGAGTTTGCTGCTGATGTTGAAAGCCTACTTGATAAAGAAGACGATGAAATAAGTGCGTGTGTGGGAgggggagagggagagggagagggagttCAAGGTGCAATGGTGAaggttaaggatgaagaagaaattGATGGTGATGTAGCGTGTTATCTGGAATCGGTTTTTGATGATGCCTTTCATTGGAATAACATTGAGTCTGTGCTGTCAGATGCACGGGAAGAGAAGGAGGGTGTGGTGGCGTGTGATGTAGGTGTCGGTGATGAAGAAGGAGGAACAAAGAGAGACATATTTTTGAGACTAAACTATGATGAGGTTATTACTGCTTGGTCTAGCCAAGGTTCTTCTCCATGGACAACTTCAAACCCACCTAAGTTCAACTCTGATTATGACTTCTCCTTG GGTTTGAGTGGTGTAGGTGGGGAAGTAAGAAGCTTAAGGGGGCACCTAGATGGTGGAAGAGAAGCAAGAGTGTCAAGGTATAGAGAGAAGAGAAGGACTCGTTTGTTTGCAAAGAAGATAAGATATGAAGTAAGGAAGTTGAACGCAGAGAAAAGGCCTAGAATGAAAGGTCGTTTTGTGAAGAGGACATGCTTTGTTGGAGCCAATGCTTTTCCTGCTTACCACTGA